A window of Candidatus Anaeroferrophillus wilburensis contains these coding sequences:
- a CDS encoding nitroreductase family protein, with protein MAENNQVLQTIAQRRSVRRFAQQTVSDQQIDILLEAGRLSPSGLNNQPWRFAVVRQQELKTKFAQLTNYQAIITSAPVLVVVLLDTTSLYHREKDIQSVGACLQNILLAAHSLQLGAVWLGEILKNGPQVVELLQLPAQYELMAVVAVGHPAPDYQPKPAVRKPLADLILYRDPCDG; from the coding sequence ATGGCGGAAAACAACCAGGTACTTCAGACAATCGCCCAGCGGCGCAGCGTCCGCAGATTCGCTCAGCAAACGGTTTCCGACCAGCAGATCGACATTCTGCTGGAAGCCGGACGGTTGTCACCCTCAGGTCTCAACAACCAGCCCTGGCGGTTTGCCGTGGTCAGGCAGCAGGAATTGAAAACCAAATTCGCTCAGCTGACCAACTACCAGGCGATTATCACCAGTGCGCCGGTCCTGGTGGTCGTCCTGCTGGACACCACCTCCCTCTACCACCGGGAAAAAGATATTCAGTCGGTGGGCGCCTGCCTGCAGAATATCCTTCTGGCAGCCCACAGTCTCCAGCTGGGGGCGGTCTGGCTGGGGGAGATCCTCAAAAACGGACCGCAGGTGGTCGAGCTGCTCCAATTGCCGGCTCAGTATGAACTGATGGCGGTAGTGGCCGTCGGCCACCCGGCCCCTGACTATCAGCCAAAGCCGGCTGTTCGCAAACCATTGGCTGATTTGATCCTCTACCGGGATCCCTGCGATGGCTGA
- a CDS encoding antibiotic biosynthesis monooxygenase, with protein sequence MIDVIASIQIKEGRLSEFLKIFKANVPKVLQEKGCLAYAPTIDLPTGLPVQEMNKNIVTIIEKWESLEALQTHLTAPHMIAYKEAVRNIVDKTSIKVLKEV encoded by the coding sequence ATGATAGATGTAATTGCGTCGATCCAGATTAAAGAGGGTAGATTGTCCGAATTCCTGAAAATCTTCAAAGCTAATGTTCCCAAGGTTTTGCAAGAGAAGGGATGTTTGGCCTATGCTCCAACCATTGATCTGCCTACAGGTTTACCTGTCCAGGAGATGAACAAAAATATTGTCACGATCATCGAGAAATGGGAAAGTTTAGAGGCTTTGCAGACCCACCTGACAGCCCCGCACATGATTGCGTATAAAGAAGCAGTTAGGAACATCGTTGATAAAACGTCAATTAAAGTGCTGAAGGAAGTGTAA
- a CDS encoding TOBE domain-containing protein, translating into MKLSARNVIKGTIKAIEIGAVNVEVDVEVAPGLEMTSIITKKSCENLGLAVGKEAYLVVKASNVMIGTE; encoded by the coding sequence ATGAAATTGAGCGCACGGAATGTTATCAAGGGAACCATTAAGGCAATTGAAATTGGTGCGGTTAATGTGGAAGTGGACGTCGAAGTTGCTCCAGGACTGGAAATGACCTCGATAATAACGAAAAAATCGTGTGAGAATCTTGGCCTTGCGGTCGGCAAGGAAGCATATCTGGTTGTCAAAGCGTCAAATGTGATGATCGGCACGGAATAA
- the arfB gene encoding aminoacyl-tRNA hydrolase has protein sequence MVQLANGITIPEDEIEIRAIRAQGAGGQNVNKVSSAVHLRFAIVPSSLPEFYKERLLQLKDSRITKDGVIVVKAQRFRSQEKNREDALLRFQALLEKAAVVPKRRRPTKPTRSSREKRLAGKSIRSRVKELRGKVEE, from the coding sequence ATGGTGCAGCTTGCCAACGGTATAACCATCCCCGAGGACGAGATCGAGATCCGGGCAATCCGCGCCCAGGGAGCCGGCGGGCAGAATGTCAACAAGGTTTCGTCGGCCGTCCACCTTCGGTTTGCCATTGTCCCTTCCTCGCTGCCGGAGTTCTACAAAGAGCGGTTGCTGCAGCTGAAGGACAGCCGGATTACCAAAGACGGCGTTATTGTCGTCAAGGCCCAGCGGTTTCGCTCCCAGGAGAAAAACCGGGAAGACGCCCTGCTGCGCTTCCAGGCTCTTCTGGAAAAGGCGGCAGTGGTGCCCAAGCGGCGCCGGCCAACGAAACCCACCCGCAGCTCCCGGGAAAAACGGCTGGCTGGCAAAAGCATCCGCTCCCGGGTAAAGGAGTTGCGGGGCAAGGTCGAAGAGTAG
- a CDS encoding helix-turn-helix transcriptional regulator, producing the protein MIVNNPDLKQRAAVFKALAHPTRLFIIDELAKTEQCVCKLTEMIGADTSTVSRHLSVLKNAGIVDDEKRGLQVFYSLKTPCIIEFFTCVQTAAGLSAGSDQLKR; encoded by the coding sequence ATGATTGTTAACAATCCAGATCTTAAGCAAAGGGCAGCGGTTTTCAAAGCCCTGGCCCACCCTACCCGGCTGTTTATCATCGATGAGCTAGCCAAAACGGAGCAGTGCGTCTGCAAGCTGACTGAAATGATCGGCGCCGACACCTCCACCGTCTCCCGCCATTTATCGGTTCTCAAAAACGCCGGCATTGTTGATGATGAAAAACGGGGTCTGCAGGTGTTCTATTCGTTGAAAACCCCCTGCATCATAGAATTTTTCACCTGCGTGCAGACAGCCGCCGGCCTGTCGGCCGGTAGTGACCAGCTAAAAAGGTAA
- a CDS encoding permease yields the protein MDWKQELKSLAAIVAVFLACFYLPLGTPRFDQAMMEALHLVKWYAREHVILCLVPAFFIAGAIAVFLSQASVMKYLGARANKVLAYGVASVSGTVLAVCSCTVLPLFVGIYRMGAGLGPATAFLYAGPAVNILSIVLTARVLGYQMGIARAVGAILFSIIIGLAMHLIFRREELEKATLQMAMPEPEVSRPLWQNGLFFAAMVGILVFANWGRSTAAGGLWYLLFTYKWLLTGGCSLALAIILVTWFGIKPWQMFIGASPAIAALVMFPAQPMIPFVAGVLGLSAIISRREDETGEWFSQAWGFAKQILPLLLFGVLIAGALLGRPNHEGLVPAAWVSSAVGGNSLSANFFASFAGAFMYFATLTEVPILQGLIGNGMGKGPALALLLAGPALSLPNMLVIRSAMGTQKTVVFVTLVVVMATISGMIYGTFF from the coding sequence ATGGACTGGAAACAGGAATTGAAGTCGCTGGCAGCAATTGTTGCCGTTTTTCTGGCTTGTTTCTACCTGCCCCTTGGCACGCCGCGCTTTGACCAAGCAATGATGGAAGCGCTGCACCTGGTCAAATGGTATGCTCGGGAACACGTTATCCTGTGCTTGGTGCCGGCCTTTTTCATCGCTGGGGCGATTGCCGTTTTTCTCAGCCAGGCGTCGGTGATGAAATACCTGGGGGCCCGGGCCAACAAGGTACTCGCCTATGGCGTCGCGTCAGTATCGGGAACCGTCCTGGCAGTCTGCTCATGCACCGTCCTACCCCTGTTTGTCGGCATCTACCGCATGGGCGCCGGCCTCGGGCCGGCAACCGCCTTTCTCTACGCCGGACCGGCAGTCAATATTCTTTCCATTGTCCTGACGGCCCGGGTCCTGGGCTACCAGATGGGCATTGCCCGGGCAGTGGGGGCGATCCTCTTCAGTATTATCATCGGCCTGGCGATGCACCTCATCTTCCGCCGGGAAGAGCTGGAAAAAGCAACACTGCAGATGGCGATGCCGGAACCGGAGGTCAGCCGGCCATTGTGGCAGAACGGCCTGTTCTTCGCCGCCATGGTGGGCATTCTGGTGTTCGCCAACTGGGGCCGGTCGACGGCCGCCGGCGGCCTGTGGTATCTGCTCTTTACCTACAAATGGCTGCTGACGGGTGGCTGCTCCCTGGCCCTGGCGATCATCCTGGTGACCTGGTTCGGCATCAAACCCTGGCAGATGTTCATTGGCGCCAGCCCGGCGATTGCCGCCCTGGTGATGTTTCCGGCTCAGCCCATGATTCCCTTCGTCGCCGGCGTCCTCGGTCTTTCAGCAATCATCAGCAGACGCGAGGATGAGACCGGTGAATGGTTCAGCCAGGCATGGGGGTTTGCTAAACAGATCCTGCCGCTGTTGTTGTTCGGCGTCCTGATCGCCGGCGCCCTCCTTGGCCGTCCCAATCATGAAGGCCTGGTTCCCGCAGCCTGGGTCAGTTCGGCGGTGGGCGGCAATTCATTGTCGGCCAATTTCTTCGCCTCCTTTGCCGGCGCATTCATGTATTTTGCCACCCTGACCGAAGTCCCGATCCTGCAGGGGCTGATCGGCAACGGCATGGGCAAAGGGCCAGCCCTGGCTTTGCTGCTGGCCGGGCCGGCGCTGTCGCTGCCCAACATGCTGGTCATCCGCAGCGCCATGGGGACGCAAAAAACAGTGGTCTTTGTAACGCTGGTGGTGGTCATGGCGACCATTTCCGGCATGATCTATGGAACTTTTTTTTAA
- a CDS encoding TM0996/MTH895 family glutaredoxin-like protein has protein sequence MKKIQILGTGCKKCQQLAENAQTAANTLGLDYELVKVTDIGEIVSFGVMMTPALAVNGEVKSSGKVLSPEAITKLLA, from the coding sequence ATGAAAAAAATTCAGATTCTCGGCACCGGCTGCAAAAAGTGCCAGCAGCTGGCTGAAAACGCCCAGACTGCCGCCAACACTCTCGGGCTTGACTATGAGCTGGTGAAGGTGACGGACATCGGCGAAATCGTCAGCTTCGGCGTCATGATGACCCCGGCGCTGGCGGTAAATGGGGAAGTAAAATCGTCCGGCAAGGTTCTGTCACCCGAGGCAATCACCAAGCTGCTTGCTTAA
- a CDS encoding sulfite exporter TauE/SafE family protein, which produces MTELLTGMVTALWLGIITSISPCPLATNVAAISFIARHVGSPARVWMSGIVYAAGRVAAYVLLGALLVASLLSAPGVSHFLQKYMNQLLGPVLLITGLVLLGAVLSALPGLGIGSRLQRVGEHWGLGGAGLLGIVFALSFCPVSAALFFGSLLPLALRFESSIMIPSLYGLGTGLPVLIFAILIAGSTHSVGRFFNRLTVFERWARRLTGLIFLAVGIYYCLIYNFAAFAST; this is translated from the coding sequence ATGACTGAACTGCTCACCGGCATGGTGACTGCGCTCTGGCTGGGAATCATCACCTCCATCAGTCCCTGCCCCCTGGCCACCAATGTTGCCGCCATATCGTTCATCGCCAGGCACGTCGGCAGTCCTGCCAGGGTCTGGATGAGCGGCATTGTCTATGCGGCCGGCCGGGTAGCGGCCTATGTGCTGCTGGGGGCGCTGCTGGTTGCCAGCCTGCTGTCGGCTCCCGGGGTTTCCCATTTTCTGCAGAAATACATGAATCAGCTGCTCGGCCCCGTCCTGCTGATCACCGGCCTGGTGCTGCTGGGCGCTGTCCTATCTGCCCTCCCCGGCCTGGGAATCGGCAGCCGGCTGCAGCGGGTGGGAGAGCACTGGGGCCTGGGAGGAGCCGGACTGCTGGGCATCGTCTTTGCCCTCTCCTTCTGTCCGGTGTCGGCGGCGCTTTTTTTCGGCAGTTTGCTGCCCCTGGCCCTGCGGTTCGAGTCCAGCATCATGATCCCTTCCCTCTACGGGCTGGGGACCGGCCTGCCGGTGTTGATCTTTGCAATCCTGATCGCAGGGAGCACCCATTCGGTGGGCAGGTTTTTCAACCGGCTGACCGTCTTCGAGCGCTGGGCCCGGCGGCTTACCGGCCTCATCTTCCTGGCGGTGGGAATCTACTACTGCCTCATCTACAATTTCGCGGCTTTCGCCTCCACCTGA